The following proteins are co-located in the Spea bombifrons isolate aSpeBom1 chromosome 3, aSpeBom1.2.pri, whole genome shotgun sequence genome:
- the LOC128483234 gene encoding schwannomin-interacting protein 1 isoform X6 — MVHQENCAYQAQKNERESIRQKLALGSFFDDGPGLYTSCSKSGKPSLSSRLQSGMNLQICFVNDSGSDKDSDADDSKTETSLDTPLSPMSKQSSSYSDRDTTEEESESFEDMDFISRQKKLQAEAKMALAMVKPMAKMQVEVEKQNRKKSPVADLLPHMPHISECLMKRSLKPTDLRDMTIGQLQVIVNDLHSQIESLNEELVQLLLIRDELHMEQDAMLVDIEDLTRHAESQQKHMAEKMPTK; from the exons GCTCAGAAGAATGAAAGGGAATCTATTAGACAGAAGCTGGCGCTTGGAAGCTTTTTTGACGATGGGCCTGGCCTTTACACCAGCTGCAGCAAAAGTGGAAAGCCAAGTCTTTCTTCCAG ACTACAAAGTGGGATGAACCTTCAGATTTGCTTTGTTAATGACAGCGGGAGCGACAAGGACAGTGATGCTGATGACAGCAAAACTGAAACCAGCCTGGACACCCCGTTATCTCCTATG AGCAAACAAAGCTCTTCCTATTCGGACAGAGACACTACTGAAGAGGAGTCTGAATCCTTTGAAGACATGGATTTTATCTCCAGACAGAAGAAACTGCAAGCTGAAGCTAAGATGGCTTTGGCTATGGTAAAGCCAATGGCCAAAATGCAAGTGGAAGTCGAAAAGCAGAACAGGAAGAAGTCTCCTGTAGCAGATCTT CTGCCGCACATGCCGCACATTAGTGAATGCTTGATGAAGAGAAGTCTAAAGCCAACTGATCTGAGAGACATGACCATTGGGCAACTACAAGTGATAGTCAATGATCTCCACTCTCAGATAGAAA GCTTAAATGAAGAACTAGTTCAGCTTCTCCTTATCCGCGATGAATTGCACATGGAACAAGATGCAATGCTTGTTGATATAGAAGACTTGACTAG ACATGCTGAAAGTCAGCAGAAGCACATGGCAGAAAAAATGCCtacaaaataa
- the LOC128483234 gene encoding schwannomin-interacting protein 1 isoform X4: protein MASAGKKKGALIGLDVSSSSTMNFSSKRKDVIIQKITALKLVEGSRKAQKNERESIRQKLALGSFFDDGPGLYTSCSKSGKPSLSSRLQSGMNLQICFVNDSGSDKDSDADDSKTETSLDTPLSPMSKQSSSYSDRDTTEEESESFEDMDFISRQKKLQAEAKMALAMVKPMAKMQVEVEKQNRKKSPVADLLPHMPHISECLMKRSLKPTDLRDMTIGQLQVIVNDLHSQIESLNEELVQLLLIRDELHMEQDAMLVDIEDLTRHAESQQKHMAEKMPTK, encoded by the exons ATGGCTAGTGCAGGAAAAAAGAAGGGAGCGCTGATAGGGCTAGATGTCTCAAGCAGTTCAACGATGAATTTCAGCAGCAAACGGAAGGATGTGATCATACAGAAAATAACTGCTCTTAAACTGGTGGAGGGTTCTAGAAAG GCTCAGAAGAATGAAAGGGAATCTATTAGACAGAAGCTGGCGCTTGGAAGCTTTTTTGACGATGGGCCTGGCCTTTACACCAGCTGCAGCAAAAGTGGAAAGCCAAGTCTTTCTTCCAG ACTACAAAGTGGGATGAACCTTCAGATTTGCTTTGTTAATGACAGCGGGAGCGACAAGGACAGTGATGCTGATGACAGCAAAACTGAAACCAGCCTGGACACCCCGTTATCTCCTATG AGCAAACAAAGCTCTTCCTATTCGGACAGAGACACTACTGAAGAGGAGTCTGAATCCTTTGAAGACATGGATTTTATCTCCAGACAGAAGAAACTGCAAGCTGAAGCTAAGATGGCTTTGGCTATGGTAAAGCCAATGGCCAAAATGCAAGTGGAAGTCGAAAAGCAGAACAGGAAGAAGTCTCCTGTAGCAGATCTT CTGCCGCACATGCCGCACATTAGTGAATGCTTGATGAAGAGAAGTCTAAAGCCAACTGATCTGAGAGACATGACCATTGGGCAACTACAAGTGATAGTCAATGATCTCCACTCTCAGATAGAAA GCTTAAATGAAGAACTAGTTCAGCTTCTCCTTATCCGCGATGAATTGCACATGGAACAAGATGCAATGCTTGTTGATATAGAAGACTTGACTAG ACATGCTGAAAGTCAGCAGAAGCACATGGCAGAAAAAATGCCtacaaaataa